Proteins found in one Bremerella volcania genomic segment:
- a CDS encoding UBA domain-containing protein translates to MVDAKQLKELRRLTNAGLSDCKQALIDADGNLFKAATAMLTEEKALELQQSVRVRRMAGQSIKDPVTKEEEDFVDALVDHFIAQRTRPLNVVFMLELTAYFLSDETFREMVADDPTRAMQEVWNLIDRDDDNQSPPVAQTIDSGSRLATVVTMPKPQSEWECDFVVLQHPYRRFLFWTKRKVFVVYKRTKLDDHGIVNVHEMNVSNDGVFASREWVLADADLSPQQLALIGDTSATRVRV, encoded by the coding sequence ATGGTCGATGCGAAGCAATTGAAAGAGCTTAGGCGGCTCACCAATGCTGGGTTGTCCGATTGCAAGCAAGCGCTGATCGATGCCGACGGCAATCTCTTCAAGGCCGCCACGGCGATGCTTACCGAAGAGAAAGCCCTTGAGCTTCAACAGAGTGTTCGAGTGCGACGGATGGCCGGGCAGTCGATCAAAGATCCTGTCACGAAGGAAGAGGAAGACTTTGTTGACGCGCTTGTCGATCACTTCATCGCTCAGCGAACTCGGCCGCTGAATGTCGTCTTTATGTTGGAACTCACGGCGTACTTCCTTTCGGACGAGACATTCCGTGAGATGGTAGCTGATGATCCTACCCGGGCCATGCAAGAGGTCTGGAACTTAATCGACCGTGATGATGACAACCAGTCGCCGCCAGTGGCCCAGACGATTGATTCCGGTAGTCGCCTCGCAACAGTGGTGACGATGCCCAAGCCGCAGTCGGAATGGGAATGCGACTTCGTCGTCCTTCAGCACCCTTACCGGCGATTCCTTTTTTGGACGAAGCGAAAGGTCTTCGTCGTTTACAAGCGAACCAAACTGGATGATCACGGAATCGTAAATGTTCATGAAATGAACGTTAGCAATGACGGCGTCTTTGCTTCCAGGGAATGGGTGCTGGCCGATGCTGATTTGTCACCGCAGCAGCTCGCACTCATCGGCGACACGTCTGCCACGCGTGTTCGAGTGTAA